The Nitrospira sp. sequence TCGCCGCCTGTGGAAGCTCAAAGAGCTGTTGGCCAATGGCGGCCGTGAAGGGGAGGCCGCCAGAAGTTTGCGCATGGACCCCTGGAAAGTCCGCTCTTTTCTCGATCGGTTTTCTGAGCCACATCTTCACGCGGCCCTGCGTCTTTTTTTGGATGCGGATGGGAAGCTCAAAGGGGGAAGCGGCAGCCGTCCACGGATGGTGTTGGAGCACCTGCTGTTGAAGCTGTGTGAGGAGACCGCCGGAAAACGCGTGGAACCGCCTCGCCGTCCCCCTGTGTCACCGAAACGAGTCCCTGCGCGGGTAGTGTCGAACGTGCGAACGATTAAGAGCCGGAACCGGACAGAGCGTTGACACGAAGCGCCAGACGCGACACACGGCGGGAGGCAGTGTTAGGATGAAGGACACCTTTCGAAACGGCTTTTCCGATCGCCGAGGTGGCTTCCAGCAAGCTGGTCTTGGCCTCATCCGCCTTCTTTCCGGCCACGGCGGACTGCACTTTCTTGATCAGCGTCTTGACCGTGTTGATGGTGGCACGATTCCGCTCATGACGCCGCTCGGCTTGGCGAGCTCGTCGAATAGTCGATTTGTGAGTCTGAGGCATCGAGTACTCCTGTAGAAAAGAAAATGACTTCTATCATAGGGCATCGCCGATCGTCAAGGATCGGTCCTGCAGAAGGAGCAAAGGCATGGTGAAAATTGCAGCGCGCGACCGACTCATCTTTGCGTTGGATGTGCCTTCAGCGGCAGACGCCGATCGACTCTTGGATCGACTCCACGGGCACATTTCTTTCGTGAAAGTCGGCCTTGAGCTCTATACGGCGGCAGGCCCTGAGATGGTGAAGCGGATTGTGGAACGAGGAATGCGGGTGTTCCTCGACCTGAAGTTTCTGGATATCGAAGAAACGGTCCGTCGCGCGACGAGCCGGGTTGCGGGGATGGGCGTGGATTTCCTCACCGTCCATGCCAATCGCAAAGCGCTCACCGCGGCCGTGCAAGGGCGGGAAGGTTCATCGCTGAAGCTGCTGGCCGTGACCGTGTTGACCAACTTCGACGGCCAGGATCTGCGGGAGATGGGGATACAACGGACGGTTCAGGACCTGGTCACGGCGAGGGCATTGCTCGCCTCGGAAGTCGGCTGTGACGGTGTCGTGGCGTCCGGTGAAGAAGCGTCAGCCATCAGGCAGAAAGTCGGACCTCGTTTTGCGATCGTCACGCCGGGAGTCCGGCCGACCGGCAAGGGGGTGGACGATCATGCGAGAGCGACGACCCCCACGCAAACGATTGCGTCCGGCGCAGACTATCTGGTGATCGGTCGGCCGATTCGTGATGCGGCAGACCCACCGGCAACCGTCGACGCCGTTCTGGCCGAAATGCAAGCGGCGTTCGATGCACGACAGTAACGAGTCTTGGTTGCGACGGCAATCCGCGCTTTGTTAATATCATCCTTCCTCAAGCCCTCGTGGTGGGTGTAGCTCAGCTGGTTAGAGCGCCGGATTGTGGATCCGGAGGTCGCGGGTTCGAAACCCGTCATCCACCCCACTTGCCCTTCCGGCAACCGCTGAATAGCTCAGCTGATCTGACGATGCCGGCACCGTGAATGCGGCTAAGGAGGAACGCGATGAGAAAAATCTGTTGGTCACTCGCCGTTATTGGGGTCGTTGTGGTCCCATTTGTTCATGTCCTCGGGTTTGCGCAAAACTATCCTTCAAGTGTCACTCAGAAGGTACTTTCCGCGCAACGGGACGTGAGGACCATCGGTATGCCTGAGTACCGAAAGATCGTTGATAATCCTGCCAATGCGCTGATCATCGATGTTCGTGAGCCCGACGAGTACGCAGCGGGGCATGTGCCGGGCGCAATTAACATTCCGCGCGGCATGCTCGAATTCCAGATTTGGAAACAGGTCGGCTTTCCTGCCAAGAGTGAACTCGACAAGCCGCTGTATCTTCAATGCTCGAGTGGCAACCGTGCCGCTCTCGCGGCGAAATCCCTTAGGGAACTGGGTTTTACCGACGTCACTGCCGTGGTGATGAGCCTAGACGAATGGCAAAAGGCTGCCAATCCGTTTGTGAAGTAGGGGTGTTCCATGCAGCGCCCGCCATGTAGGGCAAACTTCCAGCCTCTCATCGCGTCTCAACATGTGATCGGATTCCATGGCCGTCGCATTCGCTAGGATGTTTGCAGAGACGGCTCAGGCCGACATCACGACGAACTCCATGATCTCACGGTGATGCAGGCCATAGATCTGAAGGGATGAGAACAAGTATTTTCAACGGTTCTGATTTAGCAGTTTACGCATTGTCTATGCCTATGGTACAAGGTCGCGCATGGAAAACATCCGACCGGAAGTTGGGAAGTTCCTCCGTTCGTGCGAACACTTGTTTGGCTTCACCCATGAGAGCGGACAGCTCACACCTGAGGAGTGTCAAGTTCTGGAATACTACGTTGAAGAACTTCATAAACAGATAGCATCTCACTGTAGTGCTTCCGCTGCTCATTGCCCCGAGAACCCGACTTCTGTTTCTCAGCCTTGAGAACCATCAAACCGTCTTGGTCTCTCCCACTTCCGCTATTTCCCAAGCTCTTGCCGCTGTCGCTGCTTCACTAAAAACTACGAGTTCGTCTCGCACCGCCTTTTTTAGAAAAGCCAACATATCTCTCGTATCAGTAACATGTGGACAGGAGGCTCGATGCCCAACTCCTTGAAGTGAGGTGATTCCTTAAGGTAAGCTGTGCGTGTGGGTGTCAGCTAAACTGGCAATTGTCTTAGCTTCTGACATCCATGGAACCGCTTTACTCCGATATTCTGAATGCCTCAAAGTACCGACATAATTTTCCACCGCACGCACTCGTAGACCAAATCAAGTCCGATCTGGCCTCCACCGGCATGTTAGGGAGTGGAGCAGCGATAAAGCTCATCTCCTTGACCTATTGTTTGAGCGCCGAAACGGTCCTGTATGAATTTGTGGCTCATATGCTGAGAAATCTCCCGGATCTCGGACTCACTTCCCAGAGGAGCCTCCTTGAAGTCATCGACGAAGCGTTCACGACCATCATGGCGGAAGCCAGAGGATGCGCCCTGAGAGAGCTTCCAATCGAGGAGTCACGGGAGTTGGCATCAAGTTACTTCAATGAACGAAGCGGTCGTTTTCTGGAGCAGTTGCAGAGGAAAGTTCGACTGATGGTCGGTGAACAATCGGAGTGAAGGGAATGCGCCGAAGACGGTTCAAGGATTGGTGGAGATGCTGTAAGCGGGTCATGATAACCGTAGTCATCAAGCGGCCACCACCATGATGATCACACTGAGCTGTCGGCTTGTCACTGTCGAAGATGTCGAGGCGCAGGCAAGATAGCTGATGCGACTTATAGGCGATCAATATGTTGCGCAATCCTCGCCAAGATATCATCGAACGGTACTTGGCCCTTGTAATACAAGGATTGTGTCGTTTGGTACTGCTTGGTGTAAAATTCCCTCGTTACAGGATTTCTCAATAAGAATGCCTCGTTCTCGCTGATCTTCCTGTTATCACCTGGCCGGAAGCGTTGTTCCTTACGGACTTCATATTCTGAGGTTCCTATGAACCTCTGTACTTCAGATCGCGCCAATAGTTGATATATGTCGTAGTAATGGCGCATGAAGTTCGTTGGGAAGCCACCATTTTGTTGTTGCTGGCGAAATTTTGTCGACACAGCTTGCAGCTTTTCGACAAAGGTATATTCGATGCAGTAACACTTTACATCAATGGCGCGGGTGTCATGGCAGGGCACCATTGCGCTCGCATGGTCATACGCCCAAGACGAGATGGTCATAGGTTGATTGGGGGTTGTATCGTCAAAACCGACTTCCAGCAGGATTCCATCCTTCGTATCGGATAGAGGGGTGAAATGGCTGGTGTAACGCATGCGAATGCCGCCATTACGGCACTGTATTTTATCGTCGTGAGCAGTATCACGTTCGATGGACACGATGCCCGGTATCTTAAGGGTGTCCTTAACCCACTCGAAAAACCTCAGGCGCGATTCGACATGGATATCCTTGTCGTGGTTCCTCCCGCACTTTACATCCATCCCTGCTGGTGGGTTTATACGGATGTCGATGTCTTCAGAGAACCGCTCAATCACTCCGAATCCTTTTGAAAGAGAAGTCCCTCCTTTGAGTTCAAAGCTTAGATCTTGCTTCTGTATACCCCATAGGCAGTGCATGATCCAATAGTCTTTCTCGACAAGCTGAGGAACGATGTTGTGTTTCCTGGAGACGATACTGAGCAGGTCTTTGAAGTCTTTATGGTCGTGTAGGAAGGGTTCAGCGGACATCAAGGAATTCCGAGAAGAACTTCTTTGTCGATGCACCGGCAAACTGGAGTACAGCTCGCTTGAGCCGCACAGGGTTCATACTCTGTGCTTTCTCACGGGTACGTGCGCGTAGCTCCCCTTGGTCTTCTGCAAGCTCGTTCAGGTTATTCATCATGTCCACGAGCAAAAACTCTTCGGTCACATTTTTCTTAGGAAAATGGTGCTTCCGCCGAAAATCGTAGGTTTGGCCACCAAGTTCAAATTCTCCATGCCGTTTGTGGTTGTACACTACGCGTCGATTGTAGAGCTGAGTTGTACCGAGACCCAAGACATTGTAGGTGTTCGGAGACGTAAGGAGGAAGCGATCATCCTTGAGAAAGGTGCGGACCAAATCGTGATCACTTGCAGGTACTTCTCCGAAGACGGATTGCTTAGGACAGTAGTAGAGACTGGTTCGCAGTTTTTTCAGCGAACCTTCGTCTACCAGGAATTTTAAATGCCGGTCCAAGCTTTTCGACCATTGGGCAAGTTCGGCTCGGCGATACGTCTTACCGGCTCGCAGGTGTTTTTTCAGCTCTCCTACAGTGGTCGTGCTCATAAAGGACTTAACCTCCTTGAGCTTAATAATAACTACGCCGATCAATCATGTCAAATATTTTATTAAAGATTCATGCAGTTGTTGATACAAAATACAATATAGTCATATATTTACCAAATAACAATATGTAAAATTCTTGTCGATTGATGTAGCTTTTATGGATGGTGACGAAAATTGTCCAGGGGTGTTAGCTGCAGACTCCAGGGTGTTAAAGGTCATTGGAATCATTCATTCCTTAACACCCTTACTATAGGGAACGTGGGTTATATAAGCTGCGTTCTTACTCTTTGGCAGACCAGCCAAACACGATAACCGCCATGCCTAGTAAGTCGATTCCGGCTCCTGTCCAGTCGAAGACTGAACAGCCTCTCGTCATCCACGACTCGTAACCAGACTAGAGCCGTTGCCATATAGACACCCCATACGCGGCATATACCCGCCTACTTGCGGCAGGATGGAGTGTGAGCAACCATGAAAATACCGCAAGGCTGAGCGCTGCCGGAACCAAGAGCCAAATTGATCCTCCCTTCCGTTACCAGAGATATGGGAGAAAGCAGCCTACGATCTCGGCGAGAGCGGTGAGGATGAACAACCCAGTGGTTTGGAGGAGAGACATAGGCCCTAGGCGATGACAATAGCGCGTGAGACTTGAAGAAGACAAGGGTCAAGGCCGGTATAAGGGGACCGGCCTCTTCATCCACTTACACCATTCAGGCCATCAACCAACTATGGCCCGAATGATCGCGATGCCAGCGAAAACTCCGGCTATTGCGGTGACAACAGAGCCTATGACGTACAGCGTTGCGCCTACAGTTTGACCGCGCTCCAACAGCAACGCTGCTTCCAGTGAAAAAGCTGAAAACGTGGTGAACCCGCCGATAATTCCTGTCGTCAAGAACAGCCGCGTCAACTGGTCACTGTGTCCACGGAAAGCAAACCAACCCGCAAGTAATCCCATTACGAGCGACCCGCTGATATTGACGAACAGTGTACCGGCAGGAATATTGAGGCCAAACAAAGACGCGCCAATCAGATTGGCTGCGTGCCGCAGCGTCGAACCAATGCCACCGCCAATAAATACCAGCAGAAACGCAAGTGCCTGATGACTTCCCATAGCAACTCCCTCATGCGCGTTCGAGCCGCATCAGTAGGAGTCATCAGCCGACATTGGCGCTTATCGGGGGAACCCCATCCCCATTTGACCAACGTTACCATATCGTGCGCGAAAAGTGTCCAGGGTGTTAGCTGGTGGCTCTAGGGGTGTTAAAATCCCTTGAAATCATTCATTCCCTAACACCATTATTATGGGCATTGGGGTGAACCCGTCATCCTCCTCATGAACCGTCCCCATCGCGCGGGGGAGTAGTCCAAGACGGTAGACACTCACCAGCAATACAAAGGTCCATCATGCGAGTCGCGCTGGTTCTAATCATTCTCCTTCTCAGCGGATGTTCCCAGTACAGGCCAGACAAGGCCATCTCTTCCGAATCCGGACCTGATCAGGATATCGATCGAACTGACAGTTATTGGACAGAGGAACGCAAAGCCTTGTACGAGCGGGCCCGTGAGGGGGCGCGACAGGCCCGTGAACGGTACATCGCGACCAACCGTCCGGCACTTCAGCAACAATTTCGACAGGAAAATCCCAGTCTGACCGATACGGAAATCAATGCGCTTGTCGATGATGCGCTGGAGAATGGGTTGCGCCAAGCCGTCGGACGCCGAAGATTGGATCCCGCGAGACCACCCATTGACTGTATGTCTCCTCAGTTGGGACGTCCCATTTTCACAAACTGCTATTAGCAGGCGCTGTGCTCGCTAAGAATGGGCTTGGCGTTTCTCTTCCGTCGCCTTCTTCACTAAATCAACCGTATCTCGGCCCACCTCCGGTCACTCACTGCGAGCGGACCTTGCTCACTTCGCCTTCGTCGACGCCTGCTGTGTGGGCGGCAGCGGCTCAAAGAGTTGTCAATCTGCTGTCTAGGCCCATGGCAACGCGAATGACGTGCTGACCAGGCCACCGCCGGACCTCCCCCCCCTTTCGACGTACCTCGTTCGAATCTGGCTCGAATCTTCATTCCTGATACGGTTGACTCAAGCACGACGCACTTACCAAGAGGAGGACCGTGATGACTTGTACACGCTGTCATGGATTGATGCTGGAAGAGCACCTCATCGATATGGAAGCCGGGTATGGAGAGATGTGGAGCCACAGCTGGCGCTGCGTCAATTGTGGCCACCGGGATGACGCCGTCCTGCAGCATTCCCGTCAGCTCCACGCCCAGTCGGTCGTGGTCAGTTCCCGGGCCGTGACGGTCGAAGCGATCGTGGAACTGCCGTGGGAATCGGAGTCGGCTGAACCGCTTGCCGCTTAAGGAGACCGGCGGCTCTGAGAGGTCTCCTGCACGGAAAAAGGACAAGCTATGAGACCGGCCACCATCCTGATCATTGAGGATCACACGTCGGTTCGGACTCTGCTGGCACTAAATCTTGAAGATGCCGGCTATCAGGTTTGTGAGGCCGCCGATGGCCGGCAGGGACTCGAACGGTTTCGGGCGCAGCCCGTAGATTTGGTCATCACGGATCTGGAGATGCCGGAGATGAACGGCCTGGAAGTCATCTTGGAGTTGACCCGGGCGTTCTTGGACGTGAAGGTCATTGCCATGAGCGGGCACTCCGCAGATGAACTCCAGAAGGCAAAGCTCCTCGGGGCTCGGCATACCTTTCCAAAACCTCTGGACCTCGAGGCGTTGCTATACGCAGTGCAGTATGAACTGCAGCACTAGCCACGACAGCACGGCAACGCCAACTTCTTCAGAATGAGCGCCGACCTTAGGGGTTGTGTTTGCCGTTCGTTTGATGGATAAGGGACGATGCTGGGGTGCCAAGAACGTAAGATAGTTCACACCAAATGGCTCGGTACAAATTTCGAACGCCATGACTGCTCAGAGCGCGAAACTCAACAGTATGCGGATTCCCTTGCACAGATTGACTCAGATTCTCTTTCTATCGGCCCTGTGCGTGCTCGTCGGGTGCACCGTTGTGCCGCGAAAATATCTGAAGGAAGCGGACCCGAGTTTCAGGTTGTCATCGCTGGCGGCCGAGCCCGAGCGTTATCAACGTCGGCTGGTCGTATGGGGGGCTGTCATCGTGAAGGAGGAAATCCGGGGTGGAAACCTTTGGTTGCACGTCAAGAATCGCCCGCTCAATGAGAATTACCGGCCACAGCTTCCTCCCAGCCCAACCGATCACGAAGGCGGGTGGTATTGGATCGTCGTAAAAAACCATCACACATTGCCCAGTTCCTACCGGCATTGGGCCGATATGACCATCGTCGGTCGTGTCATCGGGGTGGGTCCGGAAGGCCAGCCACTCTTGAAGTTGATATATGCACGCGGGTGGGGCATGTCCTCAGAACATGATGGAGTGTGGGAACACAGTGTGGATGAGAACTACGGACCCACGACTCCGCCCGAGCTCATTCGTGAATCGGACCCATTCCCATAACGAACGAGGCGCGCAGCCGACAGTCTCTCCTTCGAGATTCGCTTCATATCCGACCTCTGAACGTACAAGACCCACCTGAGACGGTTCTAGAGTTGAAGTAGATGTAGGCACCCGTGTAAGGTTGACGATACCAAACATGAGAATCGGGTCTGATTCGTATCGGAGCTATGGATCGCTCGCTGTTGTGGGACTTCTGTGCATGTGTGTGTTTGCGCAGATGCTTGGTGGGCCCGTTACGCTGCTGAGCGAGTTGACCATCGCCGACATGCTGATGGAATCGGAGTCCGAAGATCCATCAGTACTGCCTCCAGTGCCTGAACTGCGTCCTTCCGGTGTCCTGCGGCTCTGCGTCGTCGGATATTCAACA is a genomic window containing:
- the crcB gene encoding fluoride efflux transporter CrcB — protein: MGSHQALAFLLVFIGGGIGSTLRHAANLIGASLFGLNIPAGTLFVNISGSLVMGLLAGWFAFRGHSDQLTRLFLTTGIIGGFTTFSAFSLEAALLLERGQTVGATLYVIGSVVTAIAGVFAGIAIIRAIVG
- a CDS encoding response regulator, which translates into the protein MRPATILIIEDHTSVRTLLALNLEDAGYQVCEAADGRQGLERFRAQPVDLVITDLEMPEMNGLEVILELTRAFLDVKVIAMSGHSADELQKAKLLGARHTFPKPLDLEALLYAVQYELQH
- the pyrF gene encoding orotidine-5'-phosphate decarboxylase, which produces MVKIAARDRLIFALDVPSAADADRLLDRLHGHISFVKVGLELYTAAGPEMVKRIVERGMRVFLDLKFLDIEETVRRATSRVAGMGVDFLTVHANRKALTAAVQGREGSSLKLLAVTVLTNFDGQDLREMGIQRTVQDLVTARALLASEVGCDGVVASGEEASAIRQKVGPRFAIVTPGVRPTGKGVDDHARATTPTQTIASGADYLVIGRPIRDAADPPATVDAVLAEMQAAFDARQ
- a CDS encoding nucleotidyl transferase AbiEii/AbiGii toxin family protein — its product is MSAEPFLHDHKDFKDLLSIVSRKHNIVPQLVEKDYWIMHCLWGIQKQDLSFELKGGTSLSKGFGVIERFSEDIDIRINPPAGMDVKCGRNHDKDIHVESRLRFFEWVKDTLKIPGIVSIERDTAHDDKIQCRNGGIRMRYTSHFTPLSDTKDGILLEVGFDDTTPNQPMTISSWAYDHASAMVPCHDTRAIDVKCYCIEYTFVEKLQAVSTKFRQQQQNGGFPTNFMRHYYDIYQLLARSEVQRFIGTSEYEVRKEQRFRPGDNRKISENEAFLLRNPVTREFYTKQYQTTQSLYYKGQVPFDDILARIAQHIDRL
- a CDS encoding Slp family lipoprotein, with the protein product MTAQSAKLNSMRIPLHRLTQILFLSALCVLVGCTVVPRKYLKEADPSFRLSSLAAEPERYQRRLVVWGAVIVKEEIRGGNLWLHVKNRPLNENYRPQLPPSPTDHEGGWYWIVVKNHHTLPSSYRHWADMTIVGRVIGVGPEGQPLLKLIYARGWGMSSEHDGVWEHSVDENYGPTTPPELIRESDPFP
- the rpsT gene encoding 30S ribosomal protein S20: MPQTHKSTIRRARQAERRHERNRATINTVKTLIKKVQSAVAGKKADEAKTSLLEATSAIGKAVSKGVLHPNTASRRVSRLALRVNALSGSGS
- a CDS encoding sulfurtransferase; this translates as MRKICWSLAVIGVVVVPFVHVLGFAQNYPSSVTQKVLSAQRDVRTIGMPEYRKIVDNPANALIIDVREPDEYAAGHVPGAINIPRGMLEFQIWKQVGFPAKSELDKPLYLQCSSGNRAALAAKSLRELGFTDVTAVVMSLDEWQKAANPFVK